From a single Apostichopus japonicus isolate 1M-3 chromosome 12, ASM3797524v1, whole genome shotgun sequence genomic region:
- the LOC139977493 gene encoding adenosine receptor A1-like — protein MMNFSNNTSHMEGQSVSLRVSITGSIIYVAVYIPIILLCVLGNALVMTTFIRFKKVRNVNNYYIFALSIADFLTGLVAVPLAISNRLIISETTCHANSRSYLFLPAYVLCAISMCLLLAITVDRYIAISRPLRYHVIMTQQKTIKIIIFWFAFGFCFGTLPVWSFGSDPYQWVCELEQYDAPILTVHALVAAFLIPLWLLLLIIAYARIFHMAFLRNDTVSNNRSQRAKTVQSKMRMRTTITSAIVLVTFTIFWLPQSFKNVFEIYLATDLKSLLAVQTFCEMLTYISSFMNPIIYGWRNHQFRTAYKQILNDCGCFQGTKPDQNSASPDTDETGSINMTRSITSVNVNISE, from the coding sequence ATGATGAATTTCTCAAATAATACTTCGCATATGGAGGGTCAGTCTGTATCACTGAGAGTGTCTATTACTGGAAGCATTATATACGTCGCTGTGTACATTCCCATAATATTGTTGTGTGTGTTGGGCAATGCTTTGGTGATGACGACATTTATTCGCTTCAAGAAAGTACGCAATGTTAACAACTATTATATTTTTGCCTTATCGATAGCCGACTTTCTTACCGGATTGGTTGCCGTGCCATTGGCGATATCAAATAGATTGATTATTAGTGAGACTACGTGCCACGCTAATTCGCGTTCTTATCTCTTTCTACCAGCGTATGTTTTGTGTGCCATTTCTATGTGCCTGTTGTTAGCGATAACCGTCGATCGATATATCGCAATATCGCGTCCATTGCGATATCACGTCATCATGACACAACAGAAAACGATTAAAATCATCATCTTTTGGTTCGCATTCGGTTTTTGTTTCGGTACGTTACCAGTTTGGAGTTTCGGTAGCGATCCATACCAATGGGTGTGTGAACTGGAACAGTACGATGCCCCAATACTAACAGTTCACGCGCTCGTTGCAGCATTCCTAATACCTTTGTGGCTACTATTACTGATTATTGCGTATGCGAGAATCTTCCACATGGCTTTCCTCAGAAATGATACTGTATCAAATAACAGGTCTCAGAGAGCTAAGACTGTACAGTCGAAAATGCGCATGCGCACAACAATAACCAGCGCCATTGTTCTTGTAACTTTCACAATCTTTTGGCTACCGCAGAGTTTTAAGAACGTTTTCGAAATTTATCTTGCGACGGATCTGAAATCACTCTTGGCTGTCCAAACCTTTTGTGAGATGTTAACGTATATCAGCTCTTTCATGAATCCTATCATCTATGGATGGCGTAACCATCAATTTAGAACAGCCTACAAGCAAATACTGAACGACTGTGGTTGTTTCCAAGGCACCAAACCTGATCAGAACTCTGCCAGCCCAGATACAGATGAAACCGGAAGTATCAACATGACACGATCCATAACATCAGTGAATGTTAATATTAGtgaataa